GTTCGCCGGCGGAGGTTTCGGGGGCTTCGGCCATCAGAGACGCCTCTCCTTGCTGGCGGTTCACCGGACGAACCGAGCCTGACAGTCCGGCCCCGGTGGCCGCTTCTCACGGCTTGCGCGCTTGGTCTTCCACCGGCTACCGGACTCAGCAAGAACGGAGGTGCCCCGGCCCGGCCGCCCCCGGAGCATGAGCATCTGGATCGCCCGGCCCGAGGAAGGAATCCGGAAATGAGCAAGCGAATCGACATCGACATCGTGGTGCCGCTCTACCCGTTCATGCCCTACTTCCTGGACCGGACAAGGGAGTTGGCGGAGACGTTCACCGCCGCCCACCCCGAGTACCGGATCCACGTCACCGGCGCGGACTGGCTCTCCGTCCCGCAGGCCGTGGCCGACGCCGCCCTGAAGGACGGCGCGCCGACCATCGCCCAGTACTTCTACACCTCGACCCAGGACGCCCTCGACGCCCGGCGGCCCGACGGCTCACCGCTGTTCACCTCGGTCGAGCGGGCGATCGCCGGCCGGACCGAGATCCTCGGCGAGCCGGTCGTGCTCGGCGACGTCACGGCCACCGCCCGGCAGTACTACCGCCACGACGGCGCGGTGGCTGCGATGCCGCCGCTCACCTCCACCACCCTGCTCTACGCCAACACCACCCTGCTGGAACGGGCCGGGATCACCGAGGTCCCGCAGACCTGGGCCGGGATCGAGGCCGCCTGCCGGGCCGTCGCCGCCCTCCCGGACGGGCCGGCCCACGCCATCACCTGGCCCAACCACGGCTGGTGGTTCCAGCAGTCGGTGGCCCAGCAGGGCGCCCTGCTGGCCGACCACGACAACGGCCGCTCCGGCCGCGCCGAGCGGGTGTACCTCGACTCGGACGCGATGCTCGCCTACGTCGAGTGGTGGCGCGGCCTCCACCGGGCCGGCCTGTACCGCTACCACCCCAGCCGGGTGAACAGCGAGGTCGACTGGGACGGCAACTTCCGGGCCTTCGCCGACCAGCAGGTCGCCTTCACCCTCACCACCTCGGTCGAGGCCGCCCGGATGGCCCAGGCCGGCCGGGACGGCGGCTTCACGGTGCAGACCTGCCGGATGCCGTACAACGACCGGGTGCCCTACGCGGGCAACGTGATCGGCGGGGACGCGCTCTGGCTGGCCGCCGGGCTGGACGAGGCGACCCAGGACGGCGCCCTGGCCTTCATGCAGTACCTGAACTCCCCGAGGATCGCCGCCGACCGCCACCGGGAGACCGGATTCATCCCGGTCACCGGCGGGGCGATCGACCTGCTGGAGCAGGAGGGCTGGTTCCGCGACAAGCCGCACTTCCGCACCGCGCTGGACCAGCTCGGCGCCAACGCCGGCACGCCCGCCGCCCAGGGGGCGCTGCTCGGGGAGTTCGCCGCGATCCAGGACGTGCTGACCACCGCCATGCACGACGTCCTGGTCACGGAGGTGGACCCGCGCGTCCGCTTCGCCGAGGCGAACGCGCAGGCCCAGCAGCTCCTCGACCACTACAACGAGGCCTGCCGGGGGCTGCGCCCCCGGGGCCCCGTCAGGGTCGGCTGACCGGCGTCGTCACGAACGCTCGGGCGGAGCTCCAGCGGCGCGTCCGGCGCGCCGACCAGCTCCCGCAGCACCGCGCGGAAGCGGTCCACCTGCTCCGCCACCGAGCGCTCGTCGTAGAGGTTGCTGTTGTACTGGATGCCCGCGACCACGTCGCCGGCCGGGTCGAGGTTGAGCGTCCACAGCGCGCCGTTGGGCACGTCCGAGCCCACCGGCTGCGAGGTGAGCCGGCGCCGCACTTCGGTGTACTCCAGGTCCCCGATCAGCTCCGCGTCCAGCAGGAACGGGAACGGGAACACCTGGAAGACGCAGGCCGCCCGGCCGTCCTCCAGCGTCGGCAGCATCAACTCCGGTGCCTGGGCCAGGATCTGCCCGAACGGGATGTCATGGGCGTAGGCCTCCAGGCTGGTGGTGCGGATCCTGGTCACCACCTCGGCGAAGTCCCGGGCGCCGGACAGATCGGTGCGCAGCGGCAGGAAGTTGAAGAACGGCCCGACGGTGTGGTGGAACCGGTCCTCGCCGCGCCCCGGCGAGAAGGTCGGCACCACCACGTCGGGGTTCCCGGTGTCGCGCGCGACCATCACCGCGAACGCGCCGAGCAGCACCATGAAGGGCGTGCTGCGCAGCGCCTGGGCGATCTCCACGGCCCGGGCGGTCAGTTCGGCGTCGACGGTGAAGCGGTGGACGGCGGTGGACTCCGGCAAGCCGGTGGACTTCGGCCGGTCGGTGGGCACCGAGAGGATCCGGGCGCCGGCCAGCTGCTTGCGCCAGAACGCCCGAGCCCCCTCCAGTGCCGGATCGGCCGCGAACTCCCGTTGCCAGGCCGCGAATTCACGGTAGGGCAGGGCGGTCGGCAGTTCGGGCTGACGGTGCCCGCGGCGCTCGGCGTAGCGGACGGCGAGATCGCGGATGATCAGCCGGACCGACCAGCCGTCGGCCGCGGTGTGGTGCACGACCAGGGCGAGGACCGCGTCCTCCTCGTCGAAGCGGAGCAAGGTGCCCTGGATCAGAGGGAGTCGGCGGGCGCTGATGGTGCCCGACTCGACCTCGGTGATCAGCTCCTCCACCGCCCGGTCGCGCGCCGCGGAGTCCGCTCCGGTCAGCTCCCGCAGCTCCAGCCGCACCGGCGCGGCCGGATGGATCTCCTGGTGGCGCTCGCCCTCGCCGCGGACGATGGCGGTGCGCAGCGCCTCGTGCCGCACCACCACGTCGTCCAGCGCCAGTTGCAGCGTTTCGACGTCGACCTTCCCGCGCAGGCGCCAGCCGTGCACGATGTGGAACCGCGGGCCGAACGGCCCCTCCTCGTCACCGCGGTCGAAGCCGCAGAGGAACTCCTGGTTGAAGGAGAGCGGCCGCCTGATCACCGGGCCGTCGGAGGAAGGCTTCGCATCGGGACTCATCGGGAAT
The genomic region above belongs to Streptomyces sp. 1331.2 and contains:
- a CDS encoding extracellular solute-binding protein; amino-acid sequence: MSKRIDIDIVVPLYPFMPYFLDRTRELAETFTAAHPEYRIHVTGADWLSVPQAVADAALKDGAPTIAQYFYTSTQDALDARRPDGSPLFTSVERAIAGRTEILGEPVVLGDVTATARQYYRHDGAVAAMPPLTSTTLLYANTTLLERAGITEVPQTWAGIEAACRAVAALPDGPAHAITWPNHGWWFQQSVAQQGALLADHDNGRSGRAERVYLDSDAMLAYVEWWRGLHRAGLYRYHPSRVNSEVDWDGNFRAFADQQVAFTLTTSVEAARMAQAGRDGGFTVQTCRMPYNDRVPYAGNVIGGDALWLAAGLDEATQDGALAFMQYLNSPRIAADRHRETGFIPVTGGAIDLLEQEGWFRDKPHFRTALDQLGANAGTPAAQGALLGEFAAIQDVLTTAMHDVLVTEVDPRVRFAEANAQAQQLLDHYNEACRGLRPRGPVRVG
- a CDS encoding condensation domain-containing protein, with amino-acid sequence MSPDAKPSSDGPVIRRPLSFNQEFLCGFDRGDEEGPFGPRFHIVHGWRLRGKVDVETLQLALDDVVVRHEALRTAIVRGEGERHQEIHPAAPVRLELRELTGADSAARDRAVEELITEVESGTISARRLPLIQGTLLRFDEEDAVLALVVHHTAADGWSVRLIIRDLAVRYAERRGHRQPELPTALPYREFAAWQREFAADPALEGARAFWRKQLAGARILSVPTDRPKSTGLPESTAVHRFTVDAELTARAVEIAQALRSTPFMVLLGAFAVMVARDTGNPDVVVPTFSPGRGEDRFHHTVGPFFNFLPLRTDLSGARDFAEVVTRIRTTSLEAYAHDIPFGQILAQAPELMLPTLEDGRAACVFQVFPFPFLLDAELIGDLEYTEVRRRLTSQPVGSDVPNGALWTLNLDPAGDVVAGIQYNSNLYDERSVAEQVDRFRAVLRELVGAPDAPLELRPSVRDDAGQPTLTGPRGRSPRQASL